GCCCATCCCGCGCGTTCGTCGATCACGGTCACGCCCGCCCCGAAAACAAGCTGCCGGTCACGTGCTCCGGCGGGGGCGTCACATAGATCCACCACTGGCACAGCGACCCGCGCAGGCCGGCCCTCGGTAAAGCTGATCGCGGCCACTTTCCCCTTGAGGGCAACCAGTGCCACCGAGCCGGAATAGGGGGTCAGCCGCCTGTCCAACCCGTGCAGGGGATCACATCCGGCAGGCGTCATGCGGGCAGCCCCAGCATGGCGGGCAAGGCCGCAAGAATGGCCCGCGCGCCCTGCCCCACCCCCCCTTTCGGTCGCGCCGGAGCCGCCGAAGGTTGCCAGCCATAGATGTCGAAATGGACAAAGCCCTCGGTTTCAGTGACGAAGCGGCGCAGGAACAATGCCGCTGTAATCGAGCCTGCCATCCCCCCTGCCGGCGCATTGTCCAGATCGGCGATGCCGGGTTCGATCTTGTCCTCATAGGGGCACCAGAACGGCATCCGCCATAGCGGGTCGGCAACCTGCGCGGCCCCCTCTGCCAGCGCGGCGGCAAGATCCTCGTCATCGGTATAGAATGGCGGCACGTCCGGCCCCAAGGCCACGCGGGCGGCGCCGGTCAGGGTGGCCATGCAAAGCACCAGATCGGGCTTTTCCTCATCGGCATAGGCCAGCGCATCGGCCAGCACCAGACGGCCCTCGGCATCGGTGTTGTTGATCTCGACCGTCAGCCCCTTGCGGGAGGTATAGACATCTTGCGGACGGAACGCATTGCCCGACACCGCATTTTCCACCGCAGGCACCAGAACGCGCAGCCGCAGCGGCAGTTTCAGGGCCATGATCATATGCGCAAGGCCCAGCACCGTGGCCGCCCCGCCCATATCCTTTTTCATCAGCCCCATCGAGCTGCCGGGTTTGAGGTTGAGACCACCCGTATCGAAACACACGCCCTTCCCCACCAGCGTCAGTTCCGGCCCCTCGCTGCCCCAGCGCATCTCGACCAGTCGCGGTGCCCGCGGGCTGGCCTGCCCCACCGCGTAAATCAGCGGAAATCCTTTCTCGACCAGCTTCTCGCCGATGATCGAGTTCAGTTCGGCCCCGTGCTGGTCGGCCAGATCCTTGATCGCACGCTCCAGCTCTTCCGGCCCCATATCATTGGCTGGCGTATTGATCAGATCGCGGGTCAGGGCTTCACCTGCAGCTATCGCTTCAAGGCGCGCCGCATCCAGCCCTGCGGGACAATGCAGGCGGGCCTTGGGCGCGGCAGCTTTGGCATAACGCTCATAGGCATAGCCCGCCAGCAACCAGCCAAGCGCCGCCTCTTCAGATGCGGCACCCGACAGATCGCCCTGCAAGGACCAAACGCCTTCGGGCAGGGCCGTGGCCGCACGCGCCAGATGGAACCGCCCGCGCGCCCGGCTGGCCGCGCTGCCCCAGCCGAAAAGCGCCGCAGACAGCCCCCCCTCGGCATCGGGAAGCACACAGATCTGCCCCAGAGCGCCGGTAAAGCCTTGCGCCTTGGCCCATGCCACCTGCGCCTCCGTCAGCGCGGCCGGCAGCCCCCCTTCGGTAATATAAAGCGGCAACGGTGCGTCGCTTTGCGCGAAACGCATGGCAGGACGGTCGGGCAGGACAGGCAAAGACATCAGAAGCTTCCGGATCGGTTGGACATTTGCCTCAGCCTAACCTGCTCTGCGCCACCTGCAAGAGCACGCCGGAGCGTCAGCCGCGTTCTCACGCGGCTTTGCACCATGATCTGCGGTGCCCCCCGCCTAGATGCTCATATCCTCCAGATCCCAAACCTCGCTCAGCGAGCGGTCCCCGATCCGCATCAACCGTGCCAAAACAGCACGCGAGGCCACCAGATCCTGCGCCCGCATACAGTCCCGCAGATCCCGCGTCACCTGCTCCAGCTTGGTCATTCCCACCTGACGCGCCAACGGAATAAGCGAGGTCACGGCGTCGTCAAACGCCCCGAGCTGGTTTTTCTGCACGGCGGCATCAATGGCAACCATATGCATCGCCAGATCCTCGATTGCGCTGGCCATCAGCCGTTCGGCTGCCTGCTGCCCCAACTGGGCATAAAGCGCGACGATCCGGGCCTGTTCAATCCGCACCGTTTCATTGCAGCGCAATTTCGTAACATTTGCCAAACTGGCACCCTCCGCATTGCGTCGGGTCACATCATACTGACCATACAGAACACGTATGGCTTTCAAGGACCCCATTTTGGCAGGTATAGCCTGCCCCCCATGACCCCCACGGTCGACATTCACCATGCAGGAAAGGTCTCAAGAAAAGCTTTCATAATTAGGAAAAACTCTGCCTAACCCCCGGAAAATCTCTCGAACTCCCCTTGTATCGGGTCTAAGTAAGGGGAAATCATTATAGGGGATGATCATGAGGGAACGTGTAAAACTGTTGCCGCCGACTTTGGTGCAACGCTTCCACGGCTGGAAAGCAACCACCTATTCGGAAAATTCCGTATGGTACAAAAAGCTCGCCGATGAGGGCCAGCGCCCGCGTGCGATGGTGATCTCGTGCTGCGATTCGCGTGTGCATGTCACCTCGATCTTCGGTGCCGACTCGGGCGAGTTCTTCATTCACCGTAATATCGCGAACCTCGTGCCGCCCTATGAGCCCGATGGCGAACATCACGGCACCTCCGCCGCACTGGAATATGCCGTACAGGCGCTGAAAGTGTCGCATCTGATCGTGCTCGGCCACTCGAATTGCGGTGGCGTGGCAGGGTGCAACGCGATGTGCACCGGCCATGCGCCCGAACTGGAAGACAAGACCTCGTTCGTGGGCACCTGGCTCAACCTGCTGCGTCCCGGCTTCGAACGCGTCAAGGATCTGCCGGAAGAAGAGCGAATCACGGCGCTTGAACAAGAGGCCGTTATGGTCAGCCTTGAAAACCTGATGACCTTCCCCTTTGTCACGGCGGCTGTCGAATCGGGTCAGATGACGCTGCACGGGCTGTGGCACGACATCGGCAGCGGTGATCTGCGCCAGTACAACCCCAACAAGAATGGGTTTGAAGCCGTCTGAGGCGGTTTTAATAAAAAAGAGCAAGTTCGCTTAACTCGCGATTAAGGACAGGGATGCAATCTGGCGACATGACCCAGATTGCATCACACCTCGTCACCCTCCGCCTGCCGGCAGACATGATCCACCTGATCGAACGCACGGCACGCGCGCAAGCAAAGTCCCCCGCGGACCTGATCCGCGGCGCTCTTCTGGCTTCCCTGTCTCAGGGGGGCAGCACCGTCGCCGAACGCCTGCGCAAGCATGTGGCACTGGCGGAATGTTTCGAGCTGGCCGATGGCTGGCTGGATCTTCAGGCCCAGCTGCGCGGTCTCGGGTTCGTGCTGCGCCATAACGGTGAAGAGCAGGTCTGCCTGCATGACTTCCCGTCGCAGGATTTCCTCTGCAGCCTACATGATATCGGCCAGAATCTGGGCGAACTGACCCGCCGCTACCATTCTCCCTTCCCCGGCCTGCGCCCCGAAGCTGCCGCCGAAGCGGCGCCCGAACCGGTTCCGGCTCCGATGCTGCAAACCGCACCTCAAGCTGCCACGGCAACGGCAGAGATCGAGCCCCTCGTGCAGCCCCAGCCCGTCTTCCATTCGCTGCGCCGCAAACCGCGCCCGGAACCGGACCGCCCGAAGCTGGTCGCCGTTTCGACCGCCCCCACCGAAGACGAGCTGGACGCCGCTTTCAGCAATGCGATGTTCCGGTCCCGCCGCGCGGCGCAGGCGGTCAGGTTCAGTGCAGAACCTGATCTGCGGGCCACTCCAATCGCGTCGTAAGCGTGATCTCGCGGCTGGCCTGCGCGGGCAGGTCAAACCGCCATCCCAGAAGACCGGTCTTGTCGTCAAGATCGGTCTGGCTGACCTCGGGCGAGGCATTCCAGCTGATCTTCAGATCATCCTGTTCCGAATAAGGCACCTGATCCACCACCCGCAGGGGCCATGACTGGTCGGTATGGTTCTCGACGGTCATCCGCACGGTCTCCACCTGTTCATTCCGGCGCGCGATCACCCCGCGATCTCCAGACTGGCGGGTCTGCTTGCGGGTCAGCACAAGCCCGTCAATCGCTCCGAACCCCTGGGTGACCGTCTGGCCCGGCATCGTCAGCGGGAGGGCACCCTGACCGACCAGACGCCCATCGGCATAAAGCATCACCGGACCGGGCAGAATCGGCTCGGACCCGCTATTGGTCGCCTCGGCCACCAGATAGGCGGTTGCATCGCGCGAAGGCACGGCCTCCGCCCAGCTTGCGGCCTTCAAGGACAGATCATCCATCTTCAGACGCAGCGCCTCGGCCCCGTCGCGCATATCCACCTTCTGCGGCAGATGATAGACAAGCGACACCCCCTCCATTTGCGGTGCTAGCAGATCCGCCTTCCGCATCGGTGCCGCCTCGACCTCGGCTGCGGCATATTCCGCCCCCATCGTTCGCAGAACCGGACGGTCCGGCCCGACGCTGCGCAAAAGCGGCCATAGCTCGGACGGATCCATGCGGTCATTCGGGCGCGCGGTTGACAGGGTCAGATCGACATTGTGCCAGTCCTCGCCGCTCGACTGATGCACCGACACCAGCCGCGTAAGATCAATCCGCTTGGCGCCGCGGTCCAGACGCATATCATACACCGGCGACCAGCCCGCATCATCGGCAAAGCTCGTCAGCGTCAGCACCCCATGCCCGCTGGCCGTGGCCTCCAGCCACTGGCCATTCTCCGCTTTGGCCAAAAGTTGCGCCAGATCATCCTGCGCGCGCTGCAACGCGCGTCGGTCAGGGGCCAGTGCCGCCTCGGCACGGCGCGCCTCCGCTTGCGCATGCAAGGCGGTCTGACGCGCCGCCAGAGCACGCGCTTCGACCTCATCGCCAATCGCAAGCGCCTGCTCGGGCGTGGCCTGCGCCGCCCCGATCCCACGCAGATAGACCACCCGATCCAGCGCCGCCTCGGCTTTGGCCCGCAAAAGCGCGACCGCATCCTCTTTCTGCGCCAGATCCTCGGTCATTTGCGCAAGCTTGGCGCGCGCCTCCTGCACGACAGGGCTGTCGCCCGCCCCCTGCCCCGAGACAAGCCGCACGCCCGAAAGGCTGACGCCCTCACCCGCGATCCGAAGCCGGTCAAGATCAAGGCTGGCAGGCAGTCCCGCAACCCGCACGGTGCCCGCCCCATCCGGAACCTGCACCTGCCGCGTCACCTCGGCCCCTTGCGGATACAGCGTGACACGACGTATCTGCGCCTGCAAAAGATCCTCTGCCCATACCGTTTGCGGCAATGCCACGACCAGTCCGGCCATTATCAAACGCATCACATTCTCCTCCCCGACTATTCACGAAGGTGATCGGTCGGACAGAGGCTGACAAGCCCCCGCCCGCATAATCCCCCGCCTCCGCCAATGACGATTGCGTCAATGCAAAACGCCCGGAGAACTCTCCGGGCGTTTCGACATCAGTCCAGTCTGGCGCTTAGCCTTTTTTCAGGCAGCGCTTCCCAAGCGTTTCGGCAATCTGCACGGCATTCAGCGCCGCGCCCTTGCGCAGGTTATCCGACACGCACCACAGGTTCAGACCATTCTCGATGGTGCTGTCCTGACGGATGCGCGAGATGAAGGTCGCGTAATCGCCCACGCATTCCACGGGGGTGACATAGCCGCCATCCTCGCGCTTATCGACCACCAGAATACCGGGGGCTTCACGCAGGATATCGCGGGCTTCGTCCTCATCAAGGAACTCTTCGAA
The sequence above is drawn from the Thioclava sp. GXIMD4216 genome and encodes:
- a CDS encoding DUF4139 domain-containing protein; the protein is MRLIMAGLVVALPQTVWAEDLLQAQIRRVTLYPQGAEVTRQVQVPDGAGTVRVAGLPASLDLDRLRIAGEGVSLSGVRLVSGQGAGDSPVVQEARAKLAQMTEDLAQKEDAVALLRAKAEAALDRVVYLRGIGAAQATPEQALAIGDEVEARALAARQTALHAQAEARRAEAALAPDRRALQRAQDDLAQLLAKAENGQWLEATASGHGVLTLTSFADDAGWSPVYDMRLDRGAKRIDLTRLVSVHQSSGEDWHNVDLTLSTARPNDRMDPSELWPLLRSVGPDRPVLRTMGAEYAAAEVEAAPMRKADLLAPQMEGVSLVYHLPQKVDMRDGAEALRLKMDDLSLKAASWAEAVPSRDATAYLVAEATNSGSEPILPGPVMLYADGRLVGQGALPLTMPGQTVTQGFGAIDGLVLTRKQTRQSGDRGVIARRNEQVETVRMTVENHTDQSWPLRVVDQVPYSEQDDLKISWNASPEVSQTDLDDKTGLLGWRFDLPAQASREITLTTRLEWPADQVLH
- a CDS encoding carbonic anhydrase is translated as MRERVKLLPPTLVQRFHGWKATTYSENSVWYKKLADEGQRPRAMVISCCDSRVHVTSIFGADSGEFFIHRNIANLVPPYEPDGEHHGTSAALEYAVQALKVSHLIVLGHSNCGGVAGCNAMCTGHAPELEDKTSFVGTWLNLLRPGFERVKDLPEEERITALEQEAVMVSLENLMTFPFVTAAVESGQMTLHGLWHDIGSGDLRQYNPNKNGFEAV
- a CDS encoding leucyl aminopeptidase family protein, which codes for MSLPVLPDRPAMRFAQSDAPLPLYITEGGLPAALTEAQVAWAKAQGFTGALGQICVLPDAEGGLSAALFGWGSAASRARGRFHLARAATALPEGVWSLQGDLSGAASEEAALGWLLAGYAYERYAKAAAPKARLHCPAGLDAARLEAIAAGEALTRDLINTPANDMGPEELERAIKDLADQHGAELNSIIGEKLVEKGFPLIYAVGQASPRAPRLVEMRWGSEGPELTLVGKGVCFDTGGLNLKPGSSMGLMKKDMGGAATVLGLAHMIMALKLPLRLRVLVPAVENAVSGNAFRPQDVYTSRKGLTVEINNTDAEGRLVLADALAYADEEKPDLVLCMATLTGAARVALGPDVPPFYTDDEDLAAALAEGAAQVADPLWRMPFWCPYEDKIEPGIADLDNAPAGGMAGSITAALFLRRFVTETEGFVHFDIYGWQPSAAPARPKGGVGQGARAILAALPAMLGLPA